The region TTGTAGATTTTGGTGGCTGCTCATAAAACTTAGGTTTCCCAAGAAAAAATGTTCCTTGTTCCCTTAATGTGATTCTTTTTATTTCTTTTTCATCATCTCTTAATTTTGCTCTAAAGTCACAAGAAGATAATCTTATAATTGCTAGTTTTGCATTATATTTTTCTTGTTGTTTTTTTAATTGTTCACGAAGATTTTTTATTTCAAGATCTATTTGACTTTGAGGAACTTTACTTTCCATTAATTCGTTATGTAATTTTTTTAGTTCTCTTCCTGCATAATCATCATAAGTTAATATTTTTTTAGAATATGCTTTGTTTATGTATGTGGTTACACTTTTTACATTTTTATACAAAATTGGTGGTATAAAAATTTTAGGTAATTTATCTTTACCAGTTATTTCTTTATACTGCTTTCCCAACTCAACAAGATTTTGACATAAACTATTAAAAAAATTTTCATCTGAAACTAGATAAGAATTTCTTTTATAAGTTTGCCTTAAGTGAATAGTACTTACAGAATCAATAATTTCACTGGATTCTATGATCTCTTCAATTATTTTGTATGCTTGGAAAAAAATTCTTCCTTCTGGAGTTGGTTTTGTAAAAGGCATTCTCATAAAAACCTCCGAAAATATATATTCTTATACCATTTTTTATATTATAGGCTAATAACCTATAATATAAAAAAATCAGAAAAATATCAATTACTAATTTTATAACTTTTCCGATTGAATTTTTTTTAATAATTTTAAAGAAGTTTTTAGATAAAAAATTAAATATCTTATTCTTCTTAAAATCGATTTTAAGGCCCTTTGTGTTTTTAAGTCATATATTTTAACATAAAATCTGTTGAAATCTTAAATTTAGCTATTTAAAGCGGTTTAAATTATATAAAAAAGGATTAACTCATTGTAAAAGTTAATCCTTTTTTAATTTATTGTTATAATTTCAAATTTTATAACTTTTATTTTTTTTTGATTTTTTATATATAGATCAATATTATTTGTTCGTTCATCTCTTATAAACCATGTTTCAGGATAATAAGTATTATCTTCAGCTAATCCCAAGTGTAAAATATGATTAGAATTGTCTTTGTAAATTATATATTTTGATTTTAACTCACAATTTTCAATTAAAGTTTTGTTAAACTCAATAATAAAATCTGTTTCGTTTAACGATAATAAATCTATTATTCTTGTAAAATTAATTATTCTTGTTTCTACAATTTTGAATTTTTTATCTTTTTGTAATTTTTCTAAAGTTAATTTTCTATTTTTAATTTTTGAATAAATAAGTTCTGCTGGGAATGTTGAATAACTTGTATATTGGAATCCTAATAAATGCTTTAATCTTTTTTTAGCAATTTGGAACTCAATTATTTCACCAGTTTCTAATGTTATTTTAAATTTTTTTCCCTTTAGATGTTTTTCATATTCCAATATAATTTTTCTTAGCATTATTAAGATCCTCTCTAAAAAATTTAATAGATATGAAAAAAAGTCATAGATTTTATACTACGAC is a window of Candidatus Cetobacterium colombiensis DNA encoding:
- a CDS encoding PBECR4 domain-containing protein, which encodes MLRKIILEYEKHLKGKKFKITLETGEIIEFQIAKKRLKHLLGFQYTSYSTFPAELIYSKIKNRKLTLEKLQKDKKFKIVETRIINFTRIIDLLSLNETDFIIEFNKTLIENCELKSKYIIYKDNSNHILHLGLAEDNTYYPETWFIRDERTNNIDLYIKNQKKIKVIKFEIITIN